The following coding sequences are from one Solea solea chromosome 11, fSolSol10.1, whole genome shotgun sequence window:
- the LOC131469073 gene encoding oxysterol-binding protein-related protein 2-like, whose protein sequence is MNSEEEFFDAETGLESDDSCEVSFQDAQVTAQENGMWERRKTLPAEMISRNNFSLWSILRKCIGLELSKIAMPVEFNEPLSFLQRLSEYMEHTHLIHEACTLSDSIDRMQVVAAFAVSAVASQSDRTGKPFNPLLGETYELIREDEGYRLISEQVSHHPPISAFHAQSLKHEFEFHGSIYPKLKLWGKSVEAEPKGTMTLELVKHKETYTWINPMCCVHNIILGKLWIEQYGTVEIVNHSTGETCVLHFKPCGMFGKELHKVEGYIQDKNKKKRRVIYGKWTECIYSVDPKVYDAHKKDKKTAADPKKQKPGNYCEAEEADEMPEVLETVTVIPGSALLWRITPRPAHSAQMYNFTSFAMTLNELEPSTERAIAPTDSRMRPDIRAMENGDTDTASTEKERLEEKQRAARRERSKDETWPTRWFQLGTHPFTGAEEWLYTGGYFDRNYTDCPNIY, encoded by the exons ATGAACAGCGAGGAGGAGTTTTTCGACGCTGAGACGG GGCTGGAGTCAGATGACTCCTGTGAGGTCAGTTTTCAAGATGCCCAGGTGACAGCACAGGAGAATGGGATGTGGGAACGCAG GAAAACCCTCCCGGCTGAAATGATCTCCAGAAACAACTTCAGTCTGTGGAGTATATTGAGGAAATGCATCGGCTTG GAGCTGTCCAAAATAGCGATGCCAGTTGAATTTAATGAGCCGCTGAGTTTTCTCCAGAGACTCTCGGAATACATGGAGCACACTCATCTTATCCACGAAGCCTGCACTTTGTCTGACTCCATAGACCGCATGCAG GTTGTTGCTGCGTTTGCAGTTTCAGCTGTAGCATCTCAATCAGACAGGACTGGAAAGCCTTTTAATCCTTTACTGGGGGAGACGTATGAACTCATAAG GGAGGATGAGGGATACAGATTGATTTCGGAGCAGGTGAGCCACCACCCTCCCATCAGTGCCTTCCATGCTCAGTCTCTGAAGCATGAGTTTGAGTTTCATGGCTCCATCTACCCAAAACTCAAGTTGTGGGGCAAAAGTGTGGAGGCTGAGCCCAAAGGCACCATGACACTGGAGTTGGTGAA acataaagaaacatacacatGGATAAATCCAATGTGTTGTGTGCACAACATCATTTTGGGAAAACTCTGGATTGAGCAGTATGGAACTGTGGAGATCGTCAACCACAG CACAGGAGAAACGTGCGTGCTACACTTTAAACCATGTGGGATGTTTGGGAAGGAGCTACATAAAGTAGAAGGTTATATTCAAGACAAAAA TAAGAAGAAGCGGCGAGTGATCTATGGGAAGTGGACAGAGTGCATCTACAGCGTGGACCCCAAAGTCTATGACGCGCACAAGAAGGACAAGAAGACGGCAGCAGATCCTAAAAAGCAGAAACCG ggtaATTATTGTGAAGCCGAGGAGGCAGATGAGATGCCAGAAGTTCTTGAAACGGTGACTGTGATACCAGGAAGTGCCTTACTGTGGAGGATAACACCGCGACCTGCTCACTCAGCACAA ATGTATAATTTCACCAGCTTTGCCATGACACTAAACGAGCTGGAGCCCAGCACGGAGAGGGCGATTGCACCAACAGATAGCCGAATGAGACCCGACATCCGAGCCATGGAAAATGGAGACACGG ACACAGCGAGTACAGAGAAGGAGCGGTTAGAAGAGAAACAAAGGGCAGCGCGCAGGGAACGCTCCAAGGACGAGACGTGGCCAACCAG GTGGTTCCAGCTGGGAACACACCCTTTCACAGGAGCCGAGGAATGGCTGTACACGGGTGGATACTTTGACAGGAATTACACCGACTGTCCCAACATTTATTGA